The following is a genomic window from Ethanoligenens harbinense YUAN-3.
TTATTTTCCCGGCCAGTCTGTCCGCCGGTCGCTTTTAACCCAAACAGGGCCGCTGGAAGACCAGTTTCCAGCGGCCCCGGAATATGCACAACCATCCACCGTTCCGTGCCGCGCGGCGGGAGAAACGAACCTGTTTTTATCATAGCGCACCGTGCGGTAAGTGTCAAGCACCGGCACGTTTCCGATGCCAAAAGTCTGTCTCATTCGTTTGAAAAATTCAAAAATTTAAAAAGAAAAAACCAGCGCCTTTTCTGATAATCGGTACAGCAGTGGAAACACTAGACGTGTACCAAATGAAAGGAGTGTATCAATATGTCCCAACTGAACCAGATGGAACTCCAGAACCTGCGACACATGATCGGTGAACATGAATCCGCTTACCAGAAACTTCAGGACTATGCTCAACAGGCCACCGACCCGCAGATCAAGGCTTTCTTCCAGAAATCCGCGCAGAGCGCGCAAAGCACCAAGCAGAAACTGCTATCGTTTTTAAACTAAGGAGGGAACCGATATGTTGCAGGAAAAAACCATGGTCAACGATGCGCTGGCAGATGAAAAAAACGGGCTGACCTTCTACGCTAATGCCATCTCGGAATGTGCCAATCCGCAGCTCCGTTCCACCATCCAGCAGATTCGCAACAACTGTGAAACCTCGCAGTACGAACTGTTTCAGCTGGCACAGGCCAAAGGTTATTACAAGCCGGCCCAGCAGGCGAACGAAAGCGATATCCAGCAGGTTCGGTCCCAGTTGCAGGGCTGACCGTTTTCGTTTGTCTTTCCCATCAAAAATGCCTGCCGCATGCGGCGGGCATTTTTGATATGCTTTTGGCTCGGACCAACGCATTTTTTGTAAAACCGGCGGGTAGGACAGGCCGTTTTGTGGTAAACTGTTCCTGTCGGGCTTACATAAGCCTAATAGCATCAAGAATCGAGTGATACCATGGCATCTTTCAAAAAAATAGTTTCCGCTTTCAGAAAGCGTTATCCCACGTTGTACCAGCTTGCCGGGTTCTGCGCCGTTGGTGCCAGCGGGCTGTTGGTCATGATGGCAGCCTACTATCTGTTTCTGGCCTTCCACGCAGACAAGCAGGTGGCCAATCTGGCCGGTTTCTCGGCAAGCACGGCTTATGCCTACCTGATGAACTTCGTGTTTGTATTTCAGGCCAAAACCGTGCCGCCTAAACGCGCCGCTGTAAAATTCTTCGCGCTGTATATTGCTCTCTATTTTTTCAGCGCATATATGGTTCATGTCTTCACAGACCTGCTGCATATCAGCGTGCTGCTCATTCCCATTCTGAACTCCATTCTCATCACCCCGCCCAGCTTTCTGGGGAGCAAATACTGGGTGTTCCGCGAAAAGGAAAAATCGCTTGGGGCATAGCTGAGGCATGCGGTTGGCCCTTTACAAAGCCATGCATTTCTGCTATACTGTTTAGGCTGTCGGTGGCCGCTGCCCTTTAGTGTAGCCCTGACACGAAAAATGTGCTCGTAGCTCAGCTGGATAGAGCGTTGGACTCCGACTCCAAAGGTCGCAGGTTCGACTCCTGTCGAGCACACCACCAGACGGAGTCTGGACGCAATTCGCGTCCAGGCTCTTTCTTTTTACCGATTGCTCTATACTTGCGTCTGGAGCGTGCATCTACTAAATGAAGCAAATGATACAGTAAAAAAGCAACATGTAAGGTTTCAAGTCTGCATGTTGTTTTTTGTTTTTGGTTAGTATCGTTAAGATTGTTTGTATAATGTTTGAAAAGCGTGTCACTATGGCACGTTAAATTTTTAAAAATGTTTGTGACGAATTGGAATTTGGAAAGTCATATATAAGAAATCGAGGTGAACCGGTGATTGATTTTAATGAAATATATACGCAATATTTTAAAGACGTATATAAATATGCTTTCTTATTAAGTAAAAATAAATCGACACAAAGCACTTCATAATTTACAAGATTCATATAAGGCGGTTTTTACCTTGCGGATATGGGGGAAATGCCCTTTGTTCAAACATAAGAAATCGACAGGAGAAATATTTGAAAAGACAGACAGCTGGGCAAGAGTCACTTGCCATAGAGCAGAAATAAGATTAAAGAAGAATTTATAATGCGTATAACTTGTGAAATCATCGGAGATTCACTTCTCCCCTATCATAATAATGTATATGGCGAACACATAAAAAGAATTGATTGTGAATCCTGATCGTTTCCGTCCCGTATGTCGCGGGAAGATATTTTGCCTATGGTGTGCCGCATATTTACTCGGCCTATATCGCCATGCCTTGGGGGATCTTTGCCTGGACGCTCTGCCAGAGCGTCTGTACGTTTTTTGCGGCTTGGTGTTAAGGGAACTGCGCCGATTACGAAACCGCTGCTCTTTGGTATGGTCAATGCGGCTCCGTAACCGTCCGCACCGCCCCCTGTTTGAATATTTCATCATAACGCTGCGGCGCTGCATGCGCTGCCGGTTTTGTCCCCGTTTCTCATCGTCTCCGTCTCTATTGGTGTAACTGTTATTTCTGTCCATCAAATTGAGAAGGGGCGCACGGTTTTTGCTTCGTGGAAATTCATAACGCTGCTCCATATGCGATGTATGGAGACGATAACGAACCGTGATAAAACGGCCGCACACGCCAAAGGACTTCCCGCCGCAGATCTTTCATCCTGCGGCGAAGACTTTAAAAAACAAAGATAAATGGGACGACAACCGGCCGGTGCACAGAGAAAACAGAGGCCAATTTTACCCCTGCTGTTCGCAAAGCGGGGCAGCGTTTTGATCCGGCAGCACCAGCCGGATGTATGCCGGATACTCATGCACGGTGCCGAAATCATATTTCAGATACATGAGATCGCCGGTCGTGTGGTCTTCCTGAAATCCCATAAACCGGTAGGTGATGAGCATCATACGGTTGCGGTCTGTGGGTAGGAATTCCGCATACACAGATTTGCCGGCTTCTTTTGCGCAGTTGATCAGGTAGTTGATGAAAACGGAGCCTACGCCACGAGACATGACCCTGCACGACATCAAAAACAATTTGATGATCCAGCGGTCGTCCATACATTCTGCCAGCGCAATCCCGATTTTCCCATATGTGCCGAACTTGTCATCCAGACCGGCGACCCAAAGTTTATAGCGCGGTGATTCCATCATTGCGCAAAGCTCGTCGAAGGCGTAGGTGTATCCTGTCGTGTTCAGCTGATGCGTGCGGGCCGCCAGTTCCTCCACGCGCTTTAAATCTGAATAGTCGGCCTCTTTAATGGAAAATACCATATCCAGCGATTTTAAAAATCCCTCTTTCGGCCCGGAAAAACTGTCTTCGCTTTTCTGGCGCCGGATGTTGCTCAGGTACATCTGCCGCCGGTGCTGTGCGTCTACCGTGATGAAATCCGGCGTAAATTCCGGCTGCTCCAAAAGCCCGTGGATGCGGTCCGCAGAAAAGCAGCGAACCTCCGGACAGTGGAAGGAGACTTCATCAAGTTCATAGGGCTGGTCGTCGATGAAAGCGATCGTGTCGATACCGATGTTAATCTGCTGTGCGATCTTCCTGACGGATTCCGATTTCGCGTCCCAGCCGATCTGAGGATACAGGAAATATTCCGCGATGCCGAACTGGCGGAGCTTTTCCATAGCAAAATCGCCGTCGTTTTTACTGCACACCGAATTCAGAATCCCCCGTCGGTCCAGTTCTTTGATGGTGCTGACGGCGTCCTGATTCAGTCGGACTTCTTCGTCTTCAAGCAGTGTGCCGTTCCATACGGTATTGTCGAGGTCCCACACCACACACTTTACTTTTTTTGCAGCCTCCGGCATGAGAGACAGCTCCTTTCAAAACGAATATGTATAGAATCCCTTGTTCGTTTTTCTGCCCCAAAGGCCGGCATCGACCATTTTCCGCAGCAGGGGGCAGCACCGAAATTTGGGGTCCTGATAGCTTTCATATAGAACCTTTAGGGAATTGACCACCGTATCAAGCCCGATCAGGTCGGCGGTTTCCAAAGGCCCCATTTTGTGCCCATAGCACGATTTAAAGATATCATCGACCTGCTTGGCTTCCGCGACCCCGTCCTGCACGATGAAAGCAGCTTCATTCATCATCAGATGCGAGATCCGGTTGGAAACAAAGCCTGGCATATCCTGAATGACAATGCTTCTCTTTTTCAACGACTTTAACAGCCCGGTTACTTTCTGAACGGTTTCGTCGGAGGTGTAAAATCCGCGGATGACTTCAACCGCCGCAATCATGGGAACCGGATTCATAAAATGGGTACCGATAACCCTCTCCGGATGTTTCACCAGGGAAGCGATCCGGGTAATCGAAACGCATGAGGTGTTCACCATGAAAATGCAGTCACCGGCGCAAAGCTCATCCATCTGCCGGTACAATTCGCTTTTGAGTTCGACGCTTTCGGTGATGTTTTCGATGACAAACGCCGCGTCTTTGATCAACTGAAGGTCGTCCGCATACCGGATGCGCGCTGTGGTCTCCTCCAGCGGTTCCTGATCGCCATGCCGGAACATGCGCTGATATTTGATGTTTTTCGCGATAAGCTCCCCGGCCCGTTGCAGCGCATCCGGCTCCTTTTCAATCAGCACGACCGCAAGCTTTGCTTCCGCCAGGCATTGCGCCACGCCGGTGCCCATGACACCGGCGCCTATGATATAAATAGGGCTCATTTTGCATCTCCTTACATCCTGCCGCACTCATGACCGGCTGTTGAAGTAGCTGTTTATGCCGATCAGCAATTCATGGATTTCATTGCTGCCTTCAATGATTTCATTGATCTTTGCATCGCGGTAATACCGTTCTACCGGATATTCGTTTGTGCAGCCGTTTGCGCCGTGGATCTGAACCGCCTCGGAGGCAACCTGAACCACCATTTTCGCGCAGAAATATTTGGCGTGCCACGTGGCCAGAATAGATTGCGGATCCCCCGCGTCCTTCAGAGCGGCGGCTTTCTGACACAGCAGCCTGGCGGCTTCGATGTTGACGGCCATTTCCGCAATTTTTTTCTGGATCAGCGGATGCTTGCGCAGAAGCTTTCCGGAGCAGATGCGTTTTTTGGAGTAGCCGATGCTCTCGTCCAGGCAGGCCTGTGCCAGCCCCACGCAGCCGCTGGCAACCGAAAATCGTCCGTAGTCCAGGCAATATTGTGCGACGTGGCTGAGGCCAAGTCCCTCTTTCCCGACCAGATTGTCGGCGGGCACCCGGCACTGTTCAAACGTGAGCTCCGCCAACATGCTGCCTCTGGCCCCCAAAAGGCCCTTGATTGGTTTGATGGAGAAGCCGGGTGTATTCCGGTCCACCAAAAGCGCCGTCGGCTTGTCGCCCACCTGTGCGAACACCAGAAACAGGTCGGATATCTGCCCGAATGTGATCCATTTCTTTAAACCGTTCAGAATGTAACTGCCGTCTTCATAAACCGCGGCGGTTTTGATTTGTTTCAGGTCGCTTCCGGCATCCGGTTCGGAAAGTGCGAAACTCGCCAGCTTTTCACCGGAGGCCAACAGCGGCAGATATTTGTTTTTCAGCGCGTCGTTTCCCCATTTTTCAATGGCGATGGAAACCATTCCATGGACGGTGAGCATGCTGCGGAAAGAAGAACATCCTGTTCCGGAAATTTCGTTCAGTGAAAAGAGCGCGCTGTTGGAGTACCCCAACCCGCCATAGGCGGGGCTGACCGTCGC
Proteins encoded in this region:
- a CDS encoding spore coat protein, with the translated sequence MLQEKTMVNDALADEKNGLTFYANAISECANPQLRSTIQQIRNNCETSQYELFQLAQAKGYYKPAQQANESDIQQVRSQLQG
- a CDS encoding GtrA family protein is translated as MASFKKIVSAFRKRYPTLYQLAGFCAVGASGLLVMMAAYYLFLAFHADKQVANLAGFSASTAYAYLMNFVFVFQAKTVPPKRAAVKFFALYIALYFFSAYMVHVFTDLLHISVLLIPILNSILITPPSFLGSKYWVFREKEKSLGA
- a CDS encoding HAD-IIIC family phosphatase, giving the protein MPEAAKKVKCVVWDLDNTVWNGTLLEDEEVRLNQDAVSTIKELDRRGILNSVCSKNDGDFAMEKLRQFGIAEYFLYPQIGWDAKSESVRKIAQQINIGIDTIAFIDDQPYELDEVSFHCPEVRCFSADRIHGLLEQPEFTPDFITVDAQHRRQMYLSNIRRQKSEDSFSGPKEGFLKSLDMVFSIKEADYSDLKRVEELAARTHQLNTTGYTYAFDELCAMMESPRYKLWVAGLDDKFGTYGKIGIALAECMDDRWIIKLFLMSCRVMSRGVGSVFINYLINCAKEAGKSVYAEFLPTDRNRMMLITYRFMGFQEDHTTGDLMYLKYDFGTVHEYPAYIRLVLPDQNAAPLCEQQG
- a CDS encoding 3-hydroxyacyl-CoA dehydrogenase family protein; protein product: MSPIYIIGAGVMGTGVAQCLAEAKLAVVLIEKEPDALQRAGELIAKNIKYQRMFRHGDQEPLEETTARIRYADDLQLIKDAAFVIENITESVELKSELYRQMDELCAGDCIFMVNTSCVSITRIASLVKHPERVIGTHFMNPVPMIAAVEVIRGFYTSDETVQKVTGLLKSLKKRSIVIQDMPGFVSNRISHLMMNEAAFIVQDGVAEAKQVDDIFKSCYGHKMGPLETADLIGLDTVVNSLKVLYESYQDPKFRCCPLLRKMVDAGLWGRKTNKGFYTYSF
- a CDS encoding acyl-CoA dehydrogenase family protein, with product MSKLFAEDKAKRKKISAFVREQIKPFAAFVDQQEAIPEQLLANIKRSGYLGATVSPAYGGLGYSNSALFSLNEISGTGCSSFRSMLTVHGMVSIAIEKWGNDALKNKYLPLLASGEKLASFALSEPDAGSDLKQIKTAAVYEDGSYILNGLKKWITFGQISDLFLVFAQVGDKPTALLVDRNTPGFSIKPIKGLLGARGSMLAELTFEQCRVPADNLVGKEGLGLSHVAQYCLDYGRFSVASGCVGLAQACLDESIGYSKKRICSGKLLRKHPLIQKKIAEMAVNIEAARLLCQKAAALKDAGDPQSILATWHAKYFCAKMVVQVASEAVQIHGANGCTNEYPVERYYRDAKINEIIEGSNEIHELLIGINSYFNSRS